The following coding sequences are from one Nilaparvata lugens isolate BPH chromosome 6, ASM1435652v1, whole genome shotgun sequence window:
- the LOC120351994 gene encoding uncharacterized protein LOC120351994 produces the protein MATLFCSDEAHFHLCGAVNKQNFRYWAANNPRQLHERPLNSPKVTVWCAVSQFGVIGPYFFEDDNITVTVTSERYVTMLQTFLQPKLEELAEEQDLGEIWFQQDGATAHTARISMDLLREMFPGRLISLRGDVKWPARSPDLSVCDFFLWGYLKEKVFKHRPHTLEELKEKIREEIQALPVAICQNAFENFKNRLHQCIAADGRHLIDIIFKN, from the coding sequence ATGGCGACTCTTTTCTGCAGTGACGAGGCTCATTTTCATCTGTGTGGAGCTGTCAACAAACAAAACTTCCGGTACTGGGCAGCAAATAACCCTCGACAACTTCatgaaagaccacttaattcaCCAAAAGTGACAGTTTGGTGTGCCGTTTCTCAATTTGGAGTGATAGGGCCATACTTCTTCGAAGATGACAACATCACCGTCACTGTCACCTCCGAGCGTTATGTCACAATGTTACAAACGTTTCTGCAACCCAAATTGGAAGAACTTGCTGAGGAACAAGACTTGGGGGAAATATGGTTTCAGCAGGATGGGGCTACAGCCCACACAGCGCGCATTTCAATGGATTTGTTGAGAGAAATGTTCCCAGGGCGACTTATCTCTCTGAGGGGGGACGTGAAGTGGCCGGCACGCTCACCCGATTTGAGTGTCTGTGACTTTTTCCTGTGGGGCTACCTCAAAGAAAAGGTTTTCAAACATCGCCCACACACTTTGGAAGAGCTTAAGGAGAAAATCAGGGAGGAGATTCAGGCCTTACCAGTGGCAATATGCCAAAATgcgtttgaaaatttcaaaaataggcTACATCAGTGTATAGCTGCTGATGGCCGCCATTTAAtcgatataattttcaaaaactaa